A single window of Zea mays cultivar B73 chromosome 10, Zm-B73-REFERENCE-NAM-5.0, whole genome shotgun sequence DNA harbors:
- the LOC100280702 gene encoding ATP binding protein isoform 1 (isoform 1 is encoded by transcript variant 1) — protein sequence MDTIEECGDGGRHLLLGLGTRILVGVPDNSRGCSELLSWAIGAVAKPSDSVVAVHVLGGRGRKRRLQKANAFVIYMLGEFVKACEAKQINLEAKVICSSNIGRALTQEAALTDGNILIVGRSRNAYHRSHFEIANYCFMHAPKNCSVIAVGRQGVAQSSTRLRPRSFDDSTISSSSTWSRRFPPLQKLLRTNSTRKLAQSDDKSSPRAVLDGPEGEGGENQECYSTSSHEVSRRGHNGLWRRLSDMKLWLPFLRNIGDDSTRGSDVGSAFAEDHKPAWRCFSFQEISVATNDFHPDNMAGRGGYAEVYKGTLADGHLVAVKRLAKGTPSEQKEKEFLAELGIQGHVCHPNTSYLLGCCVENGLYLIFEFCTNGTLASALHGKGGRTLEWPLRYKIAVGVARGLQYLHMFCRHRIIHRDIKASNVLLGHDFEPQISDFGLAKWLPKQWTHHSVVPIEGTFGYLAPEYFMHGIVDEKTDIFAFGVLLLEIVTGRRPIDCSKQSLLQWAKPLLEAGQVTELADPSLGDDYDKDQLNRMVAVASRCIMRPAMWRPSMAEVLHFLSTTDECLNEPEKWNIPDDEVDDMDDCTLFSESFSM from the exons ATGGACACCATCGAGGAGTGCGGCGACGGAGGCCGCCACCTGCTGCTGGGCCTCGGCACCAGGATACTCGTCGGCGTGCCGGACAACTCCCGCGGCTGCTCCGAGCTGCTGTCGTGGGCGATCGGCGCCGTCGCCAAGCCCAGCGACTCCGTCGTCGCCGTGCACGTCCTCG gagggagggggaggaagCGGAGGCTGCAGAAGGCCAACGCCTTCGTCATCTACATGCTCGGCGAATTCGTCAAAGCTTGTGAGGCCAAGCAG ATTAATTTGGAGGCCAAGGTGATATGCAGCTCAAACATTGGGAGAGCCCTGACCCAAGAAGCTGCACTGACTGATGGGAACATCCTCATTGTTGGGAGGTCAAGAAATGCGTACCATAG GAGCCATTTCGAGATTGCAAACTACTGCTTCATGCATGCTCCAAAAAACTGCTCGGTGATCGCTGTTGGAAGGCAAGGCGTAGCACAGAGTAGTACTCGGTTGAGACCTCGGTCATTTGATG ATAGCACCATCTCCTCAAGCTCAACATGGAGCAGGAGATTCCCGCCGCTTCAGAAGCTGCTCAGAACAAACTCGACACGGAAGCTGGCTCAGTCCGACGACAAGAGCTCGCCGAGAGCAGTTCTGGACGGcccagagggagagggaggggagaaccAAGAGTGCTACAGCACGTCTAGCCATGAGGTGAGCCGGCGCGGCCACAACGGCCTGTGGAGGCGGCTGTCAGACATGAAGCTCTGGCTCCCGTTCCTGAGGAACATCGGCGATGACAGCACCAGGGGCAGCGACGTCGGTTCGGCCTTCGCTGAAGATCACAAGCCTGCCTGGAGGTGCTTCAGCTTCCAGGAGATTTCAGTGGCCACTAATGACTTCCACCCAG ACAACATGGCTGGAAGAGGAGGCTATGCAGAAGTATACAAGGGCACCCTAGCTGACGGCCATCTTGTAGCCGTGAAGAGGCTAGCAAAAGGCACCCCGAGCGAGCAGAAGGAAAAGGAGTTCCTGGCAGAGCTAGGGATCCAGGGGCATGTATGCCATCCAAACACATCCTACCTTCTTGGATGCTGCGTGGAGAATGGGCTGTACCTGATATTCGAGTTCTGCACGAATGGCACCCTAGCATCGGCACTGCATG GGAAGGGTGGGAGAACCCTTGAATGGCCTCTGAGGTACAAGATCGCGGTGGGCGTTGCGAGGGGCCTGCAGTACCTGCACATGTTCTGCAGGCACCGGATCATCCACCGCGACATCAAGGCGTCCAATGTGCTTCTCGGCCATGACTTCGAACCTCAG ATTTCGGACTTCGGATTGGCCAAGTGGCTCCCAAAGCAGTGGACTCACCATTCTGTCGTACCCATAGAAGGCACATTCGG GTACTTAGCACCAGAATACTTCATGCACGGCATTGTCGACGAAAAGACGGACATCTTCGCCTTTGGCGTGCTGCTGCTGGAGATCGTCACCGGAAGGAGACCCATTGACTGCTCCAAGCAAAGCCTTCTACAATGG GCAAAGCCACTGCTGGAAGCTGGGCAGGTGACTGAGCTTGCAGACCCAAGCCTCGGGGACGACTACGACAAAGATCAGCTGAACAGGATGGTCGCGGTCGCGTCCCGCTGCATCATGCGACCGGCGATGTGGCGGCCTTCGATGGCCGAG GTTCTGCATTTCCTGTCTACTACTGATGAGTGTCTGAACGAGCCCGAGAAATGGAACATTCCCGACGACGAGGTGGACGACATGGATGATTGTACACTGTTCTCTGAATCCTTTTCCATGTAA
- the LOC100280702 gene encoding ATP binding protein isoform 2 (isoform 2 is encoded by transcript variant 2), with protein MDTIEECGDGGRHLLLGLGTRILVGVPDNSRGCSELLSWAIGAVAKPSDSVVAVHVLGGRGRKRRLQKANAFVIYMLGEFVKACEAKQINLEAKVICSSNIGRALTQEAALTDGNILIVGRSRNAYHRSHFEIANYCFMHAPKNCSVIAVGRQGVAQSSTRLRPRSFDADSTISSSSTWSRRFPPLQKLLRTNSTRKLAQSDDKSSPRAVLDGPEGEGGENQECYSTSSHEVSRRGHNGLWRRLSDMKLWLPFLRNIGDDSTRGSDVGSAFAEDHKPAWRCFSFQEISVATNDFHPDNMAGRGGYAEVYKGTLADGHLVAVKRLAKGTPSEQKEKEFLAELGIQGHVCHPNTSYLLGCCVENGLYLIFEFCTNGTLASALHGKGGRTLEWPLRYKIAVGVARGLQYLHMFCRHRIIHRDIKASNVLLGHDFEPQISDFGLAKWLPKQWTHHSVVPIEGTFGYLAPEYFMHGIVDEKTDIFAFGVLLLEIVTGRRPIDCSKQSLLQWAKPLLEAGQVTELADPSLGDDYDKDQLNRMVAVASRCIMRPAMWRPSMAEVLHFLSTTDECLNEPEKWNIPDDEVDDMDDCTLFSESFSM; from the exons ATGGACACCATCGAGGAGTGCGGCGACGGAGGCCGCCACCTGCTGCTGGGCCTCGGCACCAGGATACTCGTCGGCGTGCCGGACAACTCCCGCGGCTGCTCCGAGCTGCTGTCGTGGGCGATCGGCGCCGTCGCCAAGCCCAGCGACTCCGTCGTCGCCGTGCACGTCCTCG gagggagggggaggaagCGGAGGCTGCAGAAGGCCAACGCCTTCGTCATCTACATGCTCGGCGAATTCGTCAAAGCTTGTGAGGCCAAGCAG ATTAATTTGGAGGCCAAGGTGATATGCAGCTCAAACATTGGGAGAGCCCTGACCCAAGAAGCTGCACTGACTGATGGGAACATCCTCATTGTTGGGAGGTCAAGAAATGCGTACCATAG GAGCCATTTCGAGATTGCAAACTACTGCTTCATGCATGCTCCAAAAAACTGCTCGGTGATCGCTGTTGGAAGGCAAGGCGTAGCACAGAGTAGTACTCGGTTGAGACCTCGGTCATTTGATG CAGATAGCACCATCTCCTCAAGCTCAACATGGAGCAGGAGATTCCCGCCGCTTCAGAAGCTGCTCAGAACAAACTCGACACGGAAGCTGGCTCAGTCCGACGACAAGAGCTCGCCGAGAGCAGTTCTGGACGGcccagagggagagggaggggagaaccAAGAGTGCTACAGCACGTCTAGCCATGAGGTGAGCCGGCGCGGCCACAACGGCCTGTGGAGGCGGCTGTCAGACATGAAGCTCTGGCTCCCGTTCCTGAGGAACATCGGCGATGACAGCACCAGGGGCAGCGACGTCGGTTCGGCCTTCGCTGAAGATCACAAGCCTGCCTGGAGGTGCTTCAGCTTCCAGGAGATTTCAGTGGCCACTAATGACTTCCACCCAG ACAACATGGCTGGAAGAGGAGGCTATGCAGAAGTATACAAGGGCACCCTAGCTGACGGCCATCTTGTAGCCGTGAAGAGGCTAGCAAAAGGCACCCCGAGCGAGCAGAAGGAAAAGGAGTTCCTGGCAGAGCTAGGGATCCAGGGGCATGTATGCCATCCAAACACATCCTACCTTCTTGGATGCTGCGTGGAGAATGGGCTGTACCTGATATTCGAGTTCTGCACGAATGGCACCCTAGCATCGGCACTGCATG GGAAGGGTGGGAGAACCCTTGAATGGCCTCTGAGGTACAAGATCGCGGTGGGCGTTGCGAGGGGCCTGCAGTACCTGCACATGTTCTGCAGGCACCGGATCATCCACCGCGACATCAAGGCGTCCAATGTGCTTCTCGGCCATGACTTCGAACCTCAG ATTTCGGACTTCGGATTGGCCAAGTGGCTCCCAAAGCAGTGGACTCACCATTCTGTCGTACCCATAGAAGGCACATTCGG GTACTTAGCACCAGAATACTTCATGCACGGCATTGTCGACGAAAAGACGGACATCTTCGCCTTTGGCGTGCTGCTGCTGGAGATCGTCACCGGAAGGAGACCCATTGACTGCTCCAAGCAAAGCCTTCTACAATGG GCAAAGCCACTGCTGGAAGCTGGGCAGGTGACTGAGCTTGCAGACCCAAGCCTCGGGGACGACTACGACAAAGATCAGCTGAACAGGATGGTCGCGGTCGCGTCCCGCTGCATCATGCGACCGGCGATGTGGCGGCCTTCGATGGCCGAG GTTCTGCATTTCCTGTCTACTACTGATGAGTGTCTGAACGAGCCCGAGAAATGGAACATTCCCGACGACGAGGTGGACGACATGGATGATTGTACACTGTTCTCTGAATCCTTTTCCATGTAA
- the LOC100280702 gene encoding ATP binding protein isoform 3 (isoform 3 is encoded by transcript variant 3), whose amino-acid sequence MDTIEECGDGGRHLLLGLGTRILVGVPDNSRGCSELLSWAIGAVAKPSDSVVAVHVLGGRGRKRRLQKANAFVIYMLGEFVKACEAKQINLEAKVICSSNIGRALTQEAALTDGNILIVGRSRNAYHRSHFEIANYCFMHAPKNCSVIAVGRQGVAQSSTRLRPRSFDVADSTISSSSTWSRRFPPLQKLLRTNSTRKLAQSDDKSSPRAVLDGPEGEGGENQECYSTSSHEVSRRGHNGLWRRLSDMKLWLPFLRNIGDDSTRGSDVGSAFAEDHKPAWRCFSFQEISVATNDFHPDNMAGRGGYAEVYKGTLADGHLVAVKRLAKGTPSEQKEKEFLAELGIQGHVCHPNTSYLLGCCVENGLYLIFEFCTNGTLASALHGKGGRTLEWPLRYKIAVGVARGLQYLHMFCRHRIIHRDIKASNVLLGHDFEPQISDFGLAKWLPKQWTHHSVVPIEGTFGYLAPEYFMHGIVDEKTDIFAFGVLLLEIVTGRRPIDCSKQSLLQWAKPLLEAGQVTELADPSLGDDYDKDQLNRMVAVASRCIMRPAMWRPSMAEVLHFLSTTDECLNEPEKWNIPDDEVDDMDDCTLFSESFSM is encoded by the exons ATGGACACCATCGAGGAGTGCGGCGACGGAGGCCGCCACCTGCTGCTGGGCCTCGGCACCAGGATACTCGTCGGCGTGCCGGACAACTCCCGCGGCTGCTCCGAGCTGCTGTCGTGGGCGATCGGCGCCGTCGCCAAGCCCAGCGACTCCGTCGTCGCCGTGCACGTCCTCG gagggagggggaggaagCGGAGGCTGCAGAAGGCCAACGCCTTCGTCATCTACATGCTCGGCGAATTCGTCAAAGCTTGTGAGGCCAAGCAG ATTAATTTGGAGGCCAAGGTGATATGCAGCTCAAACATTGGGAGAGCCCTGACCCAAGAAGCTGCACTGACTGATGGGAACATCCTCATTGTTGGGAGGTCAAGAAATGCGTACCATAG GAGCCATTTCGAGATTGCAAACTACTGCTTCATGCATGCTCCAAAAAACTGCTCGGTGATCGCTGTTGGAAGGCAAGGCGTAGCACAGAGTAGTACTCGGTTGAGACCTCGGTCATTTGATG TAGCAGATAGCACCATCTCCTCAAGCTCAACATGGAGCAGGAGATTCCCGCCGCTTCAGAAGCTGCTCAGAACAAACTCGACACGGAAGCTGGCTCAGTCCGACGACAAGAGCTCGCCGAGAGCAGTTCTGGACGGcccagagggagagggaggggagaaccAAGAGTGCTACAGCACGTCTAGCCATGAGGTGAGCCGGCGCGGCCACAACGGCCTGTGGAGGCGGCTGTCAGACATGAAGCTCTGGCTCCCGTTCCTGAGGAACATCGGCGATGACAGCACCAGGGGCAGCGACGTCGGTTCGGCCTTCGCTGAAGATCACAAGCCTGCCTGGAGGTGCTTCAGCTTCCAGGAGATTTCAGTGGCCACTAATGACTTCCACCCAG ACAACATGGCTGGAAGAGGAGGCTATGCAGAAGTATACAAGGGCACCCTAGCTGACGGCCATCTTGTAGCCGTGAAGAGGCTAGCAAAAGGCACCCCGAGCGAGCAGAAGGAAAAGGAGTTCCTGGCAGAGCTAGGGATCCAGGGGCATGTATGCCATCCAAACACATCCTACCTTCTTGGATGCTGCGTGGAGAATGGGCTGTACCTGATATTCGAGTTCTGCACGAATGGCACCCTAGCATCGGCACTGCATG GGAAGGGTGGGAGAACCCTTGAATGGCCTCTGAGGTACAAGATCGCGGTGGGCGTTGCGAGGGGCCTGCAGTACCTGCACATGTTCTGCAGGCACCGGATCATCCACCGCGACATCAAGGCGTCCAATGTGCTTCTCGGCCATGACTTCGAACCTCAG ATTTCGGACTTCGGATTGGCCAAGTGGCTCCCAAAGCAGTGGACTCACCATTCTGTCGTACCCATAGAAGGCACATTCGG GTACTTAGCACCAGAATACTTCATGCACGGCATTGTCGACGAAAAGACGGACATCTTCGCCTTTGGCGTGCTGCTGCTGGAGATCGTCACCGGAAGGAGACCCATTGACTGCTCCAAGCAAAGCCTTCTACAATGG GCAAAGCCACTGCTGGAAGCTGGGCAGGTGACTGAGCTTGCAGACCCAAGCCTCGGGGACGACTACGACAAAGATCAGCTGAACAGGATGGTCGCGGTCGCGTCCCGCTGCATCATGCGACCGGCGATGTGGCGGCCTTCGATGGCCGAG GTTCTGCATTTCCTGTCTACTACTGATGAGTGTCTGAACGAGCCCGAGAAATGGAACATTCCCGACGACGAGGTGGACGACATGGATGATTGTACACTGTTCTCTGAATCCTTTTCCATGTAA